One Streptomyces sp. RPA4-2 genomic window carries:
- a CDS encoding zinc-dependent alcohol dehydrogenase family protein → MRATVIHGPNDIRIDEVPDPRIEHPADAVVRVVNACICGSDLWAYRGVASRVAGQRIGHEFLGIVEEVGSEVSGVRPGDFVVAPFVWSDGTCDFCREGLQTSCPHGGFWGEVGSDGGQGEAVRVPYADGTLVQLPKEAAGDEKLLPGMLALSDVMSTGHHAALSARVRPGSTVAVVGDGAVGLCGVLAAHRLGAGRIIALGRHQVRTDIARRFGATDVVADRGEAAVEAVKELTGGQGAQAVLEAVGTEESMRTAISIARDGGAVGYVGVPHGGSAGIDISQMFDRNITLAGGVAPARAYIPELLPDVLSGAIDPGLVFDRTIGLDGVPDGYRAMDDRSALKVRIAF, encoded by the coding sequence GTGCGCGCCACCGTGATCCACGGCCCGAACGACATCCGCATCGACGAGGTCCCCGATCCCCGGATCGAGCACCCCGCCGACGCCGTGGTCCGCGTGGTCAACGCCTGCATCTGCGGCAGCGACCTCTGGGCCTACCGCGGTGTGGCCTCCCGCGTCGCGGGGCAGCGGATCGGGCACGAGTTCCTCGGGATCGTCGAGGAGGTCGGCTCCGAGGTCTCCGGCGTGCGGCCCGGCGACTTCGTGGTGGCGCCGTTCGTCTGGTCCGACGGGACGTGCGACTTCTGCCGCGAAGGCCTGCAGACCTCCTGCCCGCACGGCGGATTCTGGGGCGAGGTCGGGTCCGACGGCGGTCAGGGCGAGGCGGTCCGCGTACCCTACGCCGACGGCACGCTCGTCCAGTTGCCGAAGGAGGCCGCAGGCGACGAGAAGCTGCTGCCCGGCATGCTGGCGCTCTCCGACGTGATGAGCACCGGGCACCACGCCGCTCTCTCCGCCCGGGTCCGTCCGGGCAGCACGGTGGCCGTGGTCGGCGACGGCGCGGTCGGACTGTGCGGCGTCCTCGCCGCACACCGGCTCGGCGCCGGCCGGATCATCGCGCTCGGCCGCCACCAGGTCCGCACGGACATCGCCCGCAGGTTCGGCGCCACCGACGTCGTCGCGGACCGGGGCGAGGCCGCTGTCGAGGCGGTCAAGGAGCTGACCGGCGGTCAGGGCGCGCAGGCCGTCCTGGAGGCCGTCGGCACCGAGGAATCGATGCGTACCGCGATCTCCATCGCCCGCGACGGCGGCGCTGTCGGCTACGTGGGAGTGCCGCACGGCGGCTCCGCCGGTATCGACATCAGCCAGATGTTCGACCGCAACATCACTCTCGCCGGCGGCGTCGCCCCCGCCCGCGCCTACATACCCGAGCTGCTTCCGGACGTGCTCAGCGGTGCCATCGACCCCGGCCTCGTCTTCGACCGCACCATCGGCCTGGACGGCGTACCGGACGGCTACCGGGCGATGGACGACCGCTCGGCCCTTAAGGTCCGCATCGCGTTCTGA
- a CDS encoding NAD(P)H-binding protein: protein MKIVIAGGHGQIARRLGRLLAARGDSVAGIIRNPDHSGDLLADGVEPVVRDLETASCDDVVPVVSGADAVVFAAGAGPGSGASRKHTVDNQAAVLLAEAALRAGVRRYVMVSTRGAGSPPPAHADEVWAAYIQAKTVADEYLMAQDLDWTVLRPAALTDGPGTGGVCLTAERSVGEVTRDDVAQVLAALLDTPATAGLVLELAEGSVPVTEAVSHAASARTGEPGPR from the coding sequence ATGAAGATCGTGATCGCCGGTGGCCACGGCCAGATCGCGCGGCGTCTGGGCCGACTGCTCGCCGCCCGGGGAGACAGCGTCGCCGGGATCATCCGTAACCCGGACCACAGCGGTGACCTGCTGGCGGACGGCGTCGAGCCCGTCGTCCGCGACCTCGAGACGGCGTCGTGCGACGACGTCGTCCCGGTCGTGTCGGGGGCGGACGCCGTGGTCTTCGCCGCCGGCGCCGGGCCGGGCAGCGGCGCGTCGCGTAAGCACACCGTCGACAACCAGGCCGCCGTCCTCCTCGCCGAAGCAGCCCTGCGCGCCGGGGTCCGACGGTATGTGATGGTCTCCACCCGGGGCGCCGGCAGCCCGCCCCCGGCCCATGCCGATGAGGTCTGGGCCGCCTACATCCAGGCCAAGACCGTCGCCGACGAGTACCTCATGGCCCAGGACCTCGACTGGACCGTCCTGCGTCCCGCGGCCCTCACCGACGGACCCGGCACGGGCGGGGTGTGCCTCACCGCGGAGCGAAGCGTCGGGGAGGTCACCCGTGACGACGTCGCACAGGTCCTGGCCGCTCTCCTCGACACTCCCGCCACCGCGGGACTCGTCCTCGAACTCGCCGAAGGATCCGTTCCGGTGACCGAAGCGGTCTCCCACGCCGCGAGCGCCCGCACAGGCGAGCCCGGACCCCGGTAG
- a CDS encoding LysR family transcriptional regulator yields MLDVRRLVLLRDLAAHGTVTAVAELHGVTPSAVSQQLRLLEEETRTRLLERTGRSVRLTAAGHRLAEDTEGVLAALEQARSRLHDTEDPAGPVHLACFPSALVPLAAPFGDALEKAHPVLSLHITEAEPENAVRLLVQRRVDLALVYRYTNLATPAYPGVETRHLRTDPLVAVLRGDHPAARPEGDPIDLRELADRPWITAPAQTACGDAVLQSCRSAGFTPDVRHTCTDFSAMIALAASGGHPVLIPRLATARLPTTLTVRPVTDETLARTIEVAVRHATAQEPAIAVCLDLLRDLGSGSAADAGAL; encoded by the coding sequence ATGCTCGATGTTCGACGGCTCGTTCTCCTGCGCGATCTGGCCGCGCACGGCACCGTGACCGCCGTGGCCGAATTGCACGGTGTCACGCCCTCCGCCGTCTCCCAGCAGCTACGGCTCCTGGAGGAGGAGACCCGCACCCGGCTGCTGGAACGCACCGGCCGCTCCGTCCGTCTCACGGCGGCCGGGCACCGGCTGGCCGAGGACACCGAGGGCGTGCTGGCCGCTCTCGAACAAGCCCGAAGCCGCCTGCACGACACCGAGGATCCGGCCGGGCCCGTCCATCTTGCCTGCTTCCCCAGCGCTCTTGTGCCGCTGGCGGCCCCGTTCGGCGACGCCCTGGAGAAGGCCCACCCCGTCCTGAGCCTGCACATCACGGAGGCCGAGCCCGAGAACGCCGTGCGTCTGCTCGTACAGCGCCGGGTCGATCTCGCTCTGGTCTACCGCTACACCAATCTCGCCACCCCCGCGTACCCCGGCGTCGAGACCCGCCATCTGCGGACCGATCCGCTGGTCGCCGTCCTGCGAGGCGATCACCCGGCGGCGCGTCCGGAGGGAGATCCGATCGACCTGCGGGAGCTCGCGGACAGGCCCTGGATCACCGCACCCGCGCAAACGGCGTGCGGGGACGCCGTCCTCCAGTCGTGCCGGTCGGCCGGATTCACGCCCGATGTGCGGCACACCTGCACCGACTTCTCCGCGATGATCGCCCTCGCCGCGAGCGGGGGCCACCCGGTCCTCATCCCCCGCCTGGCCACGGCCCGTCTCCCCACGACGCTGACCGTCAGACCCGTGACGGACGAGACGCTGGCGCGCACGATCGAGGTCGCCGTCCGCCACGCCACGGCGCAGGAACCCGCGATCGCCGTCTGCCTCGACCTGTTGCGCGACCTCGGCTCCGGCAGCGCGGCGGACGCGGGGGCACTGTGA